TGAAAAAGCTCCTGTTAGAATGGCCTTTCACTCCGCTCAAAATAAAGACGATTATACGGAAATCGCTTTTATGTTAGAACATATCGATGATAGTGATATAGATAGTGAAGATTATCAAATTCAATGGCCAAAATATATTTTAGATAATGAGGATATTGCGTATAAAGTGGAGGACGTTGAAATAAGCGAGAACACCCTTTACGGCGAGCCTCTCAATAGCCATCAATTAGGGATTATCCTTCGTTTATCCCCTTCAATCCTGAAAGATAGGAATAATCTTATGTTGCAAGTTCCTGTTTATGTGATTCCACGGCTTTTTGAAGAAGGTTATCCTTTTAATGTTAGAGAGTCACATGTGGAGCGTATCGTTACCGGTGACCTCGTCATTGAAGATATAAAAGTAGAGGATCGTGTAGTAGAATTTTATTTAATTGATAAACACCCCGATCATCAAGAACGGGATCTGTCTTTCTTGTTTAGTCGTATCCAAGATAATGAATCGATTTACCCATTATTCTCAACAATAGAACCTAACAGTGCCCATTCCTATGTGAAATTAGAATTTGCTCAACAAATCTCACTACCAGTGCGCTTCTCTGTCGAAAGAACGACGATTGAACTTCCAGAATGGCGTTTCCCGTTTTCTATTCCTATAAACTTGGAATAATGTTAATCATAGCAGTACGACAAATTATATGGTTAGATTAACTTACTATCAACGTAAAAAGGCATCGACTGAGTCGATGCCTTTATTCTTACACAGTCTGCTTACTCAAAATCATCATCATGTTCCTCAGGAATGTAACCTGTGGCAGGCATGACACCATGAGCTTGATGAGGCTGAGTCATCATGTGTTGCTGTCCTGAATGAGGTGGATACCCTCCATAAGCTTGCATATCCTGCCAGTTCATCTGCTGGGGGTATTGCCCCATTTGCATAGGTTGGTGCATTGGCATCGTGGTAGGTGCTTGGTAGAATGCACTCGGATCGTACCCACCTGGTCCCGGTTGCCCTACTCCCGCATGTGGGTAATGTGGTTGTTGGTGGTGCATCGGATAACCGTACATCGTCTGTCCTGGCATTATTCCTTGAGGCTGTTGCATCGGGTGCGCACTATGTCCCATCTGGTGCTGATGAGGCACGTAGGATGAAGGTGAAGCATTTTGGTTACAATTGCACGCCATGATTAAACCCCTTTCTTTAATTTAACTTCTCTTATTAAGCTGACACACTTCATAGTATGAAAAGGGCGTATAAATGTGCATATGTTTAGGAAATTAGCCGTGCCGAACCACAGTTTACGTAAGTGTCAGACCTTTAACTCATCAATTATCGAACAGTCACACTACACATAGTTAATCATAATTCTGCTTTCCGGTATGAATCTACACTGTTTATAAAGCTAAGCTTCAATCAGTGGGAGTTTTCCTTCATCCCCCACTGATTGATAGTTTAACTTATGGGACCTTTAGGGGCAGTTTATCCCCCACCTAAACGTTTCGATCTTCTTAAGTTTTGAGGTGGGGGTTTTACTGACCCTTAAGAGTGGGATAAAATTCACGCGGACACATTTTTAGAAAATTCACGAGTTGATTGCAGCATTTTTTCTCGTGTTTCCTTCGAGGCTTGAATCACATCTCCAAAATGTAAAACACCATCTAACGTTATACCGCAAAATTGAAAAATACTTTTATCAATTAATTCTACAGTATGATTATAGAGACCAGAATTGTTAAATTCACTCGCTGGCGTTCCTGTAGTAAAGATAAGTGAAGCTTTTTTATCCTTTAATAGGGGAATAGGCTTTTCACCTTCTAATTCATAAGCGAAGCCGTAAGAAAATACCCGATCTATATAGCCCTTACCTATAGCTGGGAAGCCCCCCCACCAAAGAGGAAAAATAAAAATAAGCCTGTCTGCTTGACGAACCTTTTCATGTTCCTGGACGATGATTGGTGAATAACTTCCTTGTAAACTCGCTTCATATTCCTTCTTTGACAATTGGGGATTAAACC
The Salipaludibacillus sp. LMS25 DNA segment above includes these coding regions:
- a CDS encoding NAD(P)H-dependent oxidoreductase is translated as MNYFIIFMHPSEDSFNGAILRELTTQLEHKDHNVTISKLSMDWFNPQLSKKEYEASLQGSYSPIIVQEHEKVRQADRLIFIFPLWWGGFPAIGKGYIDRVFSYGFAYELEGEKPIPLLKDKKASLIFTTGTPASEFNNSGLYNHTVELIDKSIFQFCGITLDGVLHFGDVIQASKETREKMLQSTREFSKNVSA